A single Glycine soja cultivar W05 chromosome 14, ASM419377v2, whole genome shotgun sequence DNA region contains:
- the LOC114383944 gene encoding protein MAINTENANCE OF MERISTEMS-like, with the protein MSDGFCDTHLQIMVKTRGLGRALGQVTSRGVGRGDHDDSDDAPQRRRPIASPRRQRVAVTADHVDEPVIPVPDVQDDPMEAPAVVEDIPTDIPPDTGAEATEDEHQGFSGGPGDPSVLTLYPLMGGRSVPAIEGLIAGTGLSSLIACSVDTGDRGLLSVFVERWHRETSNFHLPVGELTIMLDDVSSLLHLPVIGDLHAFQPLHVDDAVQMLVDLLMVSTESTRAETAQCHGPYVRLQWVRDIYERRCQTGHWTTAAHAYLLHLLGCTLFANKSATNVHVVYLEALRDLSMIERYAWGVAALVHMYDQLNNASMSHSRQLGGYITLLQCWIYKHFPSVAESTADQDYDEASPRACRWIATKKTMKRICTSSFRERLDQLQIPDGPIAIYYRPERVVRQFGYTQTIPAPPVDSWVSYDDIHDRWMHYEDHIEPAGEVSVVPGACSSDYMDWFFRISHPFMTPGHALDPLPHGHAPQLRVVPQAPQTDIPHVPESGASSTSAEKPRHAVEVCDDIAERLERHLSLGVATPDSSTHEVIEECLRLARSVAQDHLVYVRCRRRRRTDQA; encoded by the exons atgagtgATGGATTTTGCGATactcatttgcagatcatggttaaGACTAGAGGATTAGGCCGTGCCTTAGGTCAGGTCACTAGTAGAGGTGTGGGCAGAGGAGATCATGATGATTCCGATGATGCTCCGCAGCGTCGACGACCTATTGCATCCCCACGGAGGCAACGAGTCGCTGTGACTGCGGATCACGTTGATGAGCCAGTCATCCCTGTGCCAGATGTTCAGGATGACCCGATGGAGGCACCAGCTGTTGTAGAGGACATTCCTACGGACATTCCTCCGGACACAGGCGCAGAGGCTACTGAGGATGAGCATCAGGGATTTTCAGGTGGTCCGGGCGACCCATCCGTGTTGACCCT CTATCCTCTCATGGGAGGAAGGTCTGTCCCTGCTATTGAGGGACTTATTGCTGGTACAGGACTAAGTTCTCTGATCGCGTGTTCGGTAGACACCGGTGATCGGGGACTTTTGTCCGTGTTTGTGGAGCGGTGGCACCGGGAGACGTCTAATTTCCATCTCCCGGTGGGAGAGCTCACCATCATGCTAGATGACGTCTCCTCGCTTCTCCATCTGCCCGTGATTGGAGATTTACACGCCTTTCAGCCCTTGCACGTGGACGATGCGGTTCAGATGCTGGTCGACTTGTTGATGGTCTCTACAGAGTCTACCAGGGCTGAGACAGCCCAGTGTCATGGACCATACGTACGGCTGCAATGGGTACGTGATATATATGAGCGCCGATGCCAGACAGGTCATTGGACAACTGCGGCTCACGCATATCTTCTCCATCTTCTGGGTTGCACtctgtttgctaacaagagtgcaaccaatGTGCATGTTGTCTACTTGGAGGCCCTTCGTGACCTCAGTATGATAGAGAGGTACGCCTGGGGAGTGGCTGCTCTGGTTCATATGTACGACCAGCTGAACAATGCATCTATGAGCCACAGTCGACAGCTTGGCGGTTACATCACACTGTTGCAg TGCTGGATTTACAAGCACTTTCCCTCGGTCGCGGAGTCCACCGCTGATCAGGACTACGACGAGGCTTCCCCGCGTGCGTGCAGGTGGATTGCGACGAAGAAGACCATGAAGAGAATTTGCACGTCGTCGTTCAGGGAGCGCCTGGACCAACTCCAGATTCCAGAT GGGCCTATTGCTATTTATTACCGACCGGAGAGGGTCGTGCGGCAGTTTGGCTACACGCAGACCATTCCTGCTCCTCCTGTCGATTCATGGGTCTCGTATGACGATATACATGACAGGTGGATGCACTACGAGGATCATATCGAACCAGCAGGTGAGGTGTCCGTTGTGCCAGGGGCGTGTTCCAGTGACTACATGGACTGGTTCTTCCGCATCTCCCATCCTTTCATGACACCAGGCCACGCATTAGATCCTCTGCCTCATGGTCACGCCCCGCAACTCCGAGTTGTCCCTCAAGCCCCGCAAACGGATATCCCTCACGTGCCAGAGTCAGGAGCATCGTCCACATCTGCGGAGAAGcctagacatgcagtg GAAGTTTGTGATGACATTGCTGAGAGGTTGGAGCGTCATCTGAGTCTAGGGGTGGCCACGCCTGACTCATCGACACATGAGGTGATCGAAGAATGCCTCAGATTGGCCAGGAGTGTAGCACAGGACCATCTAGTATACGTTAGGTGTAGACGCAGGCGGCGCACTGATCAAGCGTAG